Within Mastacembelus armatus unplaced genomic scaffold, fMasArm1.2, whole genome shotgun sequence, the genomic segment AATCCCCCGAATGTCACATTAAACCCACAGACGAATGCCACTTGCCGTTGATTTGGCTGCCTAAAGCCTGTTGGCACGTTGAAGACTTGGATTATGGTCAGATCTGTGTTTCAGAGGTACCTCAGCCGTCCCTTTCATTCGCCTATAAATCGAAGTAATCACATGCGGAGCTTTCTAGAACAGGGGCTCCGACAGTCCTTCTTGTCGCAGACCCCGATATTCAGACAATTTATTCCACATAACATCTGTTAATCGAGGCTTTTATAGCATTTCCGATCACATATACATTCAGCTTTCTATAGGCTGCTCTATGTGAGGTGTGTACAACAGGCGGAGGGAATTCATCTTCTAGATCTACTTTTGGCAACGCTAAATAAGCAGTTTGAGCTGGCCTGTGGGGGCACGGTGGCCCAGTTGGATGGCAGTGTTTTCTCTGAGCACAGAGACCTGCGTCCGACCCTCCTGAGTGAACTTGTctgtatgttttccttttcCAAGTGGAGGGTTGTCTGAACAGCCAGAGCTAAGAACAGTAATTTGCATTTGCAATGaacctgatgtgtgtgtttttattttgtaatatttgttttgcCTAGAATTTGAGTAATTAGTGAAAAACGGCCCATCACAATTTCCCAGtgcacaaaatgacttattcatattatattttcagttgAATTAGCAGTTTAAACACAAAGATATTCAATTTACTATGATGATATGTCATAATGTGTACTAACACCTGTCAAACCAGTGTAAAGTATTATCAAACTAGTTAgcaattcattttctgtcagtcatcTAGTTCATAGGTTTATACCACTGTGctccatttttaaatgttaaaggcTTCTTCCCATATCCTGTGCAGTCAGGTTGATTTTCTTAACTGTTATAGACgtgatttgtttttctgcttttcagatCAAGAAGAAGCAGCAAGATGTGGTTGCCTTCCTGGAGGCTCTTAAAGTGGACTACCCTCAGCTGGACATCGCCTGCAATGAGGCGAACCGCATGTGGATGAGGCAGAATGTCCCAGAAGAGAAGAAGCCTACCAACGGTATCCGCCTGCCCCCCCAGATCTTCAACGAAGAGAGCTACTGTGGGGTGAGTATGTTCACAGCCAATACTCACTATGCTGTAGACCTCTGTTCATTGACCAGttttcccagttttctatcagcgcactgtaaaatgtgaactgtGAGGTGTGAATGTGCGgcctgcttcctgcttctgcaGAGTGCAGGcgcttttctgcttgctcctgcttctgccagctttactttgcttttattcctttttatttcatatatttttacctaatgattttatgatacacctttttaccccttttttaactgcatctggaattttagtgaggattttctttttctttttaacacttAATCTGACCTATTGAGGGACTACAGCCATGGATTGTTTTCAACATGAATATTTCAACacgtctggaaaagaaaacacattgtgccaaaactgccgGATATATCTTCAGAAAATCaatgtgttacaaatgaagattcttgctctggaatctgaaagaGGACTTCAAGACACGcttctgttcagacccagtggtaagaagCCAAAACCTACTATCAGTAATAAGTGTTATGTTGACCAAAACGCTACCCTGAACCTGGacgatacagtgtctttcccaaaaccTTCAAGagtgggaattgatcaaaatgaagccacctggcataaacttggtgccaagccaaatcatcacagaattagaaagaagaatggtggcaccccaggaccacatgtagcatcaacaaacatacagctcagtaacaggtttcaaccactgtctgaactaaatcttattgaacaagaaatgtctgctgtgcctGAAAACCAGAaaagcaataactttaaaaaccGGAGCCACGGAgccagtcagagaaacagagacaaagaatctgtgacaaatgtgaaggacagagatatccttcTGCTTGGAGACggtgctatcagtgacataaacaacagcagaattattacatgcagctacccaagtgccatggtcactgatatagcagctctcctcccccaggtcatctcaaaacaccatggagtcaaacagctgatcctgcatgtgggtgcagtggacaccagaaagggagaatctgaggttttaaaacaggacttctctaaattattggagaaacttgacaaactgaaaatccagtcatttgtcagtggacctctcccaaacatcgacaggaggattaataaattcagccggctgcttgcattgaacacatggctgtccaaggcctgtgagataagaggagtgcacttcattgataacttcaacctgttttggcaacgcgacgacctgttcaagggaaagggcccgtatttgagcaggagtggagtgagacggttaacggataacctcctccactctctgagacaCCACACTGGGTCTGGATGGCCGTCTGAACAGCTAAAGGatcctctgagagaagagaggagtgaagtaaacactcacaccaaaccagcaacggacccctcatcagccaaggatcccccctcaacagcaccttcaatggttccccctccactgccctggACCCCCCAGATGCATCCGCATCCTCTGCAGTCTCATCACTGACCATCCCATGCccggcttcaccaatgggatttccaaatcatttggaaaccttggtgaaatcaggaattaaaatggtgcctcggacccctaacctggcaaggtcacgGGTATTATCGTCAACGCCAGTCAACtcatccccccagcaaacacctgtctttcctcagagcacccctgtcAGACCCCCAGCACCTGCTCCCGGACCAAATATCCTgactagcatcaatgctgctatcagtaactaggacacccagggcctctgctgttctattcaattcaattcaattttatttgtatagcgccaaatcacaatacaaatcatttcaaggcactttacaaaaactaaaactaaaaacccaacaattcccttatgagcaagcacttggcgacagtggagaggaaaaactccctttaacggaagaaaaaacctccagcagaaccgggctcagtttgggcggccatctgcctcgaccggttggggtgagtggatagagcagagagaaaagaacagcaacaataaacaacaaatag encodes:
- the LOC113137768 gene encoding SH3 domain-binding glutamic acid-rich protein-like translates to MVIKVFLASPSGSTAIKKKQQDVVAFLEALKVDYPQLDIACNEANRMWMRQNVPEEKKPTNGIRLPPQIFNEESYCGVSMFTANTHYAVDLCSLTSFPSFLSAHCKM